The following coding sequences are from one Remersonia thermophila strain ATCC 22073 chromosome 2, whole genome shotgun sequence window:
- a CDS encoding mitochondrial 54S ribosomal protein mL67 : MNTLRPLPLLLRSRGVQAVWGGASAGSSSSSSNLFLRAAGTSAPAGVFGRIATPGGRVVASTRYSSSMAAAAEEAQIRQQQQPPQQEAEASQETETAKDKEYRPRSVPPPGHGERIWVFFNRETNQTVYSLSPTLKATKAMRQILFTGKKLKPSKFRRDYWWPLLLIEFGAGKGDVGRSAYHKLRELQKRHLLEWAQLPDERQRLHKLKRQGDRGKELIDQRGNTVADIAAVLAGRGKGNLAAPKARLEGVVEVEVPAEPAAETAETAAEATAAEGAAAPLKAVKLHEARVFWTNEQDKYYVENWTVNVQHVVGLPELDPEVKKALGTKGLNLLE, translated from the exons ATGAACACGCTCAGGCCGCTGCCCCTGCTGCTCCGCAGCCGGGGTGTGCAGGCCGTTtggggcggcgccagcgccggtagcagcagcagcagcagcaacctcttcctccgcgcGGCGGGGACCTCGGCGCCAGCAGGAGTGTTTGGACGGATAGCGACGCCAGGAGGGAGGGTGGTAGCCAGCACGCGGTACTCGAGcagcatggccgccgccgcggaggaggcccagatccggcagcaacagcaaccacCACAACAAGAAGCGGAAGCTTCTCAAGAaaccgagacggccaaggacaaggaatACCGGCCGCGgagcgtgccgccgccgggccacGGCGAGAGGATTTGGGTCTTTTTCAACCGCGAGACGAACCAGACGGTGTATTCCCTTTCGCCGACCTTGAAG GCTACCAAGGCCATGCGGCAAATCCTCTTCACcggcaagaagctcaagcccTCCAAGTTCCGCCGCGACTACTGgtggccgctgctgctcatcGAGTTtggcgccggcaagggcgACGTCGGGCGCAGCGCCTACCACAAGCTCCGCGAGCTGCAGAAGCGCCACCTGCTCGAGTGGGCCCAGCTCCCCGacgagcggcagcgcctgCACAAGCTCAAGCGCCAGGGCGACCGCGGcaaggagctcatcgaccaGCGCGGCAacaccgtcgccgacatcgccgccgtgctggcgggccgcggcAAGGGGAACCTG gcggcgcccaaggcccggctcgagggcgtcgtcgaggtcgaggtccccgccgagccggcggcggagacggcggaaacggcggcggaagcgacggccgcggagggcgccgccgcgcctctCAAGGCCGTCAAGCTGCACGAGGCCCGCGTCTTTTGGACCAACGAGCAGGACAAGTACTACGTCGAGAACTGGACGGTCAACGTGCAGCACGTCGTGGGCCTGCCCGAGCTGGACCCCGAGGTGAAGAAGGCGCTGGGGACCAAGGGCCTGAATCTCCTCGAGTAA